The Garra rufa chromosome 18, GarRuf1.0, whole genome shotgun sequence genome window below encodes:
- the tnnt2a gene encoding troponin T type 2a (cardiac), producing MSDIEEVEEYEEQEEVQEEEQEEQLEEEQEEAQHEEEAHEEEAGGEEETTQEHDGEDDTEDGEEEAKPKFMKPFMMPNLVPPKIPDGERVDFDDIHRKRMEKDLNELQTLIEVHFESRKKEEEELINLKERIEKRRSERAEQQRIRNERERERQKRLEEERARKEEEEAKKKAEDDAKKKKTLTSLHFGGYMQKIERRSGKKQTEREKKKKILGDRRKPLDTDNANDSALREKAKELWTWMRELEAEKFELQYQFTKQKYEINVLRNRVSDHQKMTKRTKRGLRK from the exons ATGTCTGACATCGAAGAAGTGGAGGAATACGA GGAGCAGGAAG AGGTGCAAGAGGAGGAGCAGGAGGAGCAGCTTGAGGAGGAGCAGGAGGAGGCACAGCATGAGGAAG AAGCTCACGAGGAGGAAGCAGGAGGAGAGGAAGAGACCACTCAGGAACATG ATGGTGAAGACGACACAGAAGACGGAGAAG AAGAGGCTAAACCCAAATTCATGAA ACCTTTTATGATGCCGAACCTGGTGCCCCCAAAGATTCCAGATGGTGAAAGAGTTGATTTTGAT GACATCCATCGTAAGCGTATGGAAAAAGACCTGAATGAGCTCCAGACGCTGATTGAAGTTCACTTTGAAAGCCGTAAGAAGGAAGAGGAGGAACTCATCAATCTTAAAGAAAGGATT GAGAAACGGCGCTCTGAGCGAGCAGAGCAGCAGAGGATCCGCAACGAGCGCGAGAGGGAGCGACAGAAGCGTTTGGAG GAGGAAAGAGCTCGCAAGGAGGAAGAGGAAGCCAAAAAGAAAGCAGAGGACGATGCCAAGAAGAAGAAGACACTCACCAGTCTGCATTTTGGTGGTTACATGCAAAAG atagaGAGACGGAGTGGAAAGAAACAGACTgagagagagaagaagaagaagattctTGGTGATCGGCGTAAACCTTTAGACACTGACAATGCCAATGACTCTGCTCTCAG GGAGAAAGCAAAGGAACTATGGACCTGGATGCGTGAACTAGAAGCAGAGAAGTTTGAGTTGCAGTATCAGTTTACCAAACAGAAATATGAG ATCAATGTCCTGAGGAACAGAGTTAGTGACCACCAGAAAAT GACAAAGAGAACCAAAAGAGGCCTCAGGAAGTGA